A region from the Danaus plexippus chromosome 26, MEX_DaPlex, whole genome shotgun sequence genome encodes:
- the LOC116774405 gene encoding uncharacterized protein LOC116774405 isoform X2 produces MESTVNERTHLLEVSEQQHETPSPTACEATPPRKPDEQSALNRILHETATNVIDVGALGPYSLEAGAYSERVRAYTARAAAAALAPAAPAVLLADQPPATRRKLLAAPPMTSADRELITNAVKKAAAAISELRVEHHEDLVVPFRVP; encoded by the exons atg GAGAGTACCGTGAATGAACGGACCCATCTGTTGGAGGTGTCCGAGCAGCAGCATGAGACGCCCTCGCCCACCGCCTGTGAGGCGACTCCGCCCCGGAAGCCGGACGAACAGAGCGCCCTCAACAGGATACTGCATGAGACAGCCAC TAATGTAATCGACGTGGGCGCTCTTGGCCCATACTCGTTGGAGGCTGGCGCGTACAGCGAGCGAGTGCGTGCTTACACCGCCCGAGCCGCCGCCGCAGCCCTAGCGCCGGCCGCGCCGGCAGTCCTACTGGCGGACCAGCCTCCGGCGACTCGACGGAAACTACTGGCGGCCCCGCCAATGACCAGCGCGGACAGAGAACTG ATAACGAACGCTGTTAAGAAAGCCGCCGCCGCTATATCGGAGCTGAGGGTGGAACACCACGAGGACCTGGTGGTGCCGTTCAGGGTCCCATAG
- the LOC116774405 gene encoding uncharacterized protein LOC116774405 isoform X1 → MQADGEENLLHSCFGSLKSAVMGCCYSICQKESDPQESTVNERTHLLEVSEQQHETPSPTACEATPPRKPDEQSALNRILHETATNVIDVGALGPYSLEAGAYSERVRAYTARAAAAALAPAAPAVLLADQPPATRRKLLAAPPMTSADRELITNAVKKAAAAISELRVEHHEDLVVPFRVP, encoded by the exons ATGCAGGCAGACGGCGAGGAAAATTTGTTGCATTCATGCTTCGGCTCACTGAAGAGCGCAGTAATGGGTTGCTGCTACAGTATATGTCAAAAAGAATCGGATCCTCAG GAGAGTACCGTGAATGAACGGACCCATCTGTTGGAGGTGTCCGAGCAGCAGCATGAGACGCCCTCGCCCACCGCCTGTGAGGCGACTCCGCCCCGGAAGCCGGACGAACAGAGCGCCCTCAACAGGATACTGCATGAGACAGCCAC TAATGTAATCGACGTGGGCGCTCTTGGCCCATACTCGTTGGAGGCTGGCGCGTACAGCGAGCGAGTGCGTGCTTACACCGCCCGAGCCGCCGCCGCAGCCCTAGCGCCGGCCGCGCCGGCAGTCCTACTGGCGGACCAGCCTCCGGCGACTCGACGGAAACTACTGGCGGCCCCGCCAATGACCAGCGCGGACAGAGAACTG ATAACGAACGCTGTTAAGAAAGCCGCCGCCGCTATATCGGAGCTGAGGGTGGAACACCACGAGGACCTGGTGGTGCCGTTCAGGGTCCCATAG
- the LOC116774338 gene encoding endoplasmic reticulum-Golgi intermediate compartment protein 2 isoform X2 produces MPDTDMDEKLRINIDITIAMPCSNIGADILDSTSQSVFGFGELQEEDTWWELTPEQKNAFEAVKYMNSYLREEYHSVWQLLWKKGHGSVRATVPPRKTKPNRRPDACRLHGVLTLNKVAGNFHITAGKSLHLPRGHIHLNMLFDDTPQNFSHRINRLSFGSPANGIIYPLEGDEKITSDESMLYQYFLEVVPTDVDTTFESIKTFQYSVKELARPISHSKGSHGVPGVFFKYDMAALKVQVYQERENLLQFMLRLFSIIGGIYVIISFINTIVLTAKTLLVKKPEVKKNEDSSPKYMKKNLLLTTPDLIPLDLSNQ; encoded by the coding sequence ATGCCAGACACAGATATGGATGAAaagttaagaataaatatagatatcaCCATTGCAATGCCTTGCTCCAATATTGGGGCTGATATTTTGGACTCTACTTCACAAAGTGTGTTTGGCTTCGGTGAATTGCAGGAAGAAGATACCTGGTGGGAACTTACACCAGAGCAAAAGAATGCCTTTGAAGCAGTGAAATATATGAACTCTTATTTGAGAGAGGAATATCATTCTGTGTGGCAATTACTATGGAAAAAAGGTCATGGGTCTGTCAGAGCTACTGTTCCCCCTCGGAAAACTAAACCTAATCGGCGACCAGACGCCTGTAGACTACATGGAGTGCTCACATTGAATAAGGTTGCTGGAAACTTCCATATAACAGCCGGTAAAAGTTTACATTTACCAAGAGGGCACATACACTTAAATATGCTCTTTGATGACACCCCACAAAATTTTAGCCACAGAATAAATAGACTGAGTTTTGGCAGTCCCGCCAATGGTATTATATATCCATTGGAAGGAGATGAGAAAATTACTTCAGATGAGAGCATGTTATATCAGTATTTTCTAGAAGTTGTGCCAACTGATGTTGACACTACATTCGAATCTATCAAGACCTTCCAGTACTCCGTCAAAGAACTGGCACGGCCTATCAGCCATAGCAAAGGCTCACATGGCGTGCCGGGAGTGTTCTTCAAATATGATATGGCAGCATTGAAGGTACAAGTCTACCAAGAAAGGGAAAATTTACTGCAATTTATGTTGCGTCTATTCTCTATAATTGGTGGCATTTATGtcataattagttttattaacacTATAGTTCTTACCGCTAAGACATTGCTAGTTAAGAAGCCAGAAGTTAAGAAGAATGAGGATTCTTCACCCAAGTATATGAAGAAGAATCTCTTGTTGACAACACCTGATCTCATCCCGTTGGACTTATCAAATCAATGA
- the LOC116774338 gene encoding endoplasmic reticulum-Golgi intermediate compartment protein 2 isoform X1, whose protein sequence is MIRYRGKKKVIDKVKELDAFSKVPDEYVDSTPVGGTFSIITFFIIMWLVYSEVSYFLDSNLAFRFMPDTDMDEKLRINIDITIAMPCSNIGADILDSTSQSVFGFGELQEEDTWWELTPEQKNAFEAVKYMNSYLREEYHSVWQLLWKKGHGSVRATVPPRKTKPNRRPDACRLHGVLTLNKVAGNFHITAGKSLHLPRGHIHLNMLFDDTPQNFSHRINRLSFGSPANGIIYPLEGDEKITSDESMLYQYFLEVVPTDVDTTFESIKTFQYSVKELARPISHSKGSHGVPGVFFKYDMAALKVQVYQERENLLQFMLRLFSIIGGIYVIISFINTIVLTAKTLLVKKPEVKKNEDSSPKYMKKNLLLTTPDLIPLDLSNQ, encoded by the coding sequence atGATAAGATATCGTGGCAAAAAAAAGGTAATAGACAAGGTGAAAGAATTAGATGCTTTTTCAAAGGTTCCTGATGAATACGTGGACAGTACGCCGGTAGGAGgaacattttcaattataacgttttttattatcatgtgGCTCGTTTATAGTGAAGTTTCATACTTTCTAGACAGCAATCTGGCTTTCCGGTTTATGCCAGACACAGATATGGATGAAaagttaagaataaatatagatatcaCCATTGCAATGCCTTGCTCCAATATTGGGGCTGATATTTTGGACTCTACTTCACAAAGTGTGTTTGGCTTCGGTGAATTGCAGGAAGAAGATACCTGGTGGGAACTTACACCAGAGCAAAAGAATGCCTTTGAAGCAGTGAAATATATGAACTCTTATTTGAGAGAGGAATATCATTCTGTGTGGCAATTACTATGGAAAAAAGGTCATGGGTCTGTCAGAGCTACTGTTCCCCCTCGGAAAACTAAACCTAATCGGCGACCAGACGCCTGTAGACTACATGGAGTGCTCACATTGAATAAGGTTGCTGGAAACTTCCATATAACAGCCGGTAAAAGTTTACATTTACCAAGAGGGCACATACACTTAAATATGCTCTTTGATGACACCCCACAAAATTTTAGCCACAGAATAAATAGACTGAGTTTTGGCAGTCCCGCCAATGGTATTATATATCCATTGGAAGGAGATGAGAAAATTACTTCAGATGAGAGCATGTTATATCAGTATTTTCTAGAAGTTGTGCCAACTGATGTTGACACTACATTCGAATCTATCAAGACCTTCCAGTACTCCGTCAAAGAACTGGCACGGCCTATCAGCCATAGCAAAGGCTCACATGGCGTGCCGGGAGTGTTCTTCAAATATGATATGGCAGCATTGAAGGTACAAGTCTACCAAGAAAGGGAAAATTTACTGCAATTTATGTTGCGTCTATTCTCTATAATTGGTGGCATTTATGtcataattagttttattaacacTATAGTTCTTACCGCTAAGACATTGCTAGTTAAGAAGCCAGAAGTTAAGAAGAATGAGGATTCTTCACCCAAGTATATGAAGAAGAATCTCTTGTTGACAACACCTGATCTCATCCCGTTGGACTTATCAAATCAATGA